In the genome of Leptospira licerasiae serovar Varillal str. VAR 010, one region contains:
- a CDS encoding ATP-dependent Clp protease adaptor ClpS — translation MPSSPSIEETTTEEPVQIGGPWRVVLWDDNEHTYEYVIMMLMDVCKMTPEQAFSHAVEVDAQKKTVVFAGELEHAEHIQDLILNYGPDPLLPASKGSMSATLEG, via the coding sequence ATGCCTAGCTCACCCTCAATAGAAGAAACCACCACAGAAGAGCCGGTGCAGATCGGAGGTCCCTGGAGAGTGGTTTTGTGGGATGATAACGAGCATACCTACGAATACGTGATCATGATGCTCATGGATGTTTGTAAGATGACTCCTGAGCAAGCGTTTAGTCACGCTGTAGAAGTAGACGCCCAAAAAAAGACTGTAGTGTTTGCAGGGGAATTAGAACACGCAGAACATATCCAAGACTTAATCCTGAATTACGGACCGGATCCTTTGCTGCCCGCATCCAAAGGCTCTATGAGCGCCACTTTAGAAGGGTGA